From Dasypus novemcinctus isolate mDasNov1 chromosome 11, mDasNov1.1.hap2, whole genome shotgun sequence, one genomic window encodes:
- the LOC101443282 gene encoding glutathione S-transferase A1-like — MTGKPVLHYINARGRMESIRWLLAAAGVEFEEKFLETAEDLAKLRSDGSLMFQQVPMVEIDGMKLAQTRAILNYIASKYNLYGKDIKERALIDMYVEGVADLGEMILLLPICPPEQKDEKIALIKERTTNRYFPAFEKVLKSHGQDYLVGNKLSRADIQLVELLYYVEELDASLIASFPLLKALKSRVSSVPTVKKFLQPGSQRKFPLDEKQFEEIKKIFGLK, encoded by the exons ATGACTGGGAAGCCCGTACTTCACTACATCAATGCACGAGGGAGAATGGAGTCCATTCGTTGGCTGTTGGCTGCAGCTGGAGTCGAG TTTgaggaaaaattcttagaaactgCAGAAGACCTGGCAAAGTTAAGAAGTG atgGGAGTTTGATGTTCCAGCAAGTCCCAATGGTTGAAATTGATGGGATGAAGCTGGCACAGACCAGAGCCATCCTCAACTACATTGCCTCCAAATATAACCTCTATGGCAAGGACATAAAAGAGAGAGCCCT gattgATATGTATGTAGAAGGTGTGGCAGATTTGGGTGAAATGATCCTTCTTTTGCCTATATGTCCACCTGagcaaaaagatgaaaagattGCCTTGATCAAAGAGAGAACAACAAACCGTTATTTTCCTGCCTTTGAAAAG GTGTTGAAGAGCCACGGACAAGACTACCTGGTTGGCAACAAGCTGAGCAGGGCTGACATTCAGCTGGTTGAGCTTCTCTACTACGTGGAAGAGCTGGACGCCAGCCTTATTGCCAGCTTCCCACTGCTGAAG GCCCTGAAGAGCCGAGTCAGCAGCGTCCCCACCGTCAAGAAGTTCCTGCAGCCCGGCAGCCAGAGGAAGTTTCCCCTAGACGAGAAACagtttgaagaaataaagaagatttTTGGTTTGAAATAA